The following DNA comes from Thunnus thynnus chromosome 3, fThuThy2.1, whole genome shotgun sequence.
TAGCCTCATGTAAGGTGCTACTTTTCCCGCAGGTATGGAAAAGGCCGAGAATctaaatagaaaaatacatttttggctTCTAGTTTGAGTCTTTACCTTTTGTGTTATTATGAAATGATTAGGTGAAAAGGCTGACAAATTTTAGAGAAATTCTATTCAGTGAAACATTACTGTGAAAACCAGCACAAAAATGCCCTAAATAGGGTGAAAAGAGATTTGGAGATTTAGGCAGCAAGCAAACATAATCCAGCACATTAATGTAGGTCACTTTATAATAATTtccatgtttatatatttaatttatttcagaTTTCTTTTATAATGGATTTCAAACTATAGCGCACAGCTTCTTAAATATCCATCAAGAGAATAAATACTGGAATTATCAAAccttttgatttttgattttgtaATAAAATTAAGAAAGATATTTCAACAGCTAAACCTctaattatatataatacacCATTCTCGCCACCAGGTTTATCgacatttacataaaacatcacaaacatacTCTAATTCCAGTTAGGGCAACTcctttccttctcctctcctgtgAATCTGAGTTAAAACATTTTCGCACAAAGTAATCCAGACTGCTCAGATGAGCAgccatttttaattaaaaccatTTACAGAGGAAaccaaagtgagaaaaaaagagccATGGGATTTTACACTCTGTCATCCAAGGCTTCGGCGGATCAAAGAGTTAGTTGTGCTTTTTAATGGTTACGTAACATTTTTGCCTATGAAATATTGGGCCTGGGCACCATGTAGTCAGCCCAAAGCTCAACAGAATCACAGATTTCCTGCAGTGTACTTTCAGATTTCAGGCAGGATACAATAAGCCTATGTTTATGTCTAAGTATAGCTGTCAATCAATAAAATACTACTGGTGTAACAGGACACTGCAAGTGGGCAGGAACCTTTGAAAAATGTTAGATTCTTGCATTCTACCTCAGACATTTCTGTACGTACTGTataagggtgtgtgtgtgtgtgtgtgtgtgtgtgtgtgtgtgtgtgtgtgtgtgtgtgtgtgtatgcattaattgtatgtatgtatatgtgtgtttgtgtctatcTGCTTCCCTGCCTTCCTGGCTGGCTGCCATGCGGCCCACCTCTTACTGTCATCCTGTCTGACATTAGGGCTAAGCTGGATCTCATTAGGACTAAGGTGGCAGTGATCCCGTCAACATCGCTTTGGCTCCTGCCATATGGGTCGCCTCCAAGGTAACGGGTTGTATCAATCTCCTCGGAGCTGCAAGCCTTGttagcacacgcacacacacacacacagtgtatctACTCTCTAGCCtagtgtgtactgtacatattaACCTGATAAACACATCAAACAGTGCAGACATTCAAAAAATATGGCTGATAAGATAATCAGGTCAGATATGGGTGAGACGCAGTATGAgtaaatacagacacagacacacacatacacggcacagacacacagtacaAGATGCTTACTATGAAGTTTTGCcataagaaacacaaaaatatcacaacaaTCATCTAATGTAGTTTTTTTAGGGCTATGAATGAAGAGAAACTATTTAAGAAGTCATCTGGTCATGACCAAATCATCAGTTTTGCTTGCtattaaatacatatatttcaGTGTCACTAAACCAGGCTACACATCTTAAAAGATGACCGTAAACGACTTGTTGAATAATTAAGTTATGATAGATGCATAAGCTCttaacacaaaaatgtaaacaaacaaccaaCCATCAGCAGCGGCAATGTTTTCTTTGTAATGGTAAGCTGCAGTAAATCCATTTGCGGGTGATGTGAATATACAGTGATGAAACACAGTaataaactgacttttttttccagtcccTTCCTCCAAACGTATCCCTGCAATCTGAATGACAACAGCTGagctgaagaaaatgaaaatagacaACTGGAAATACCAGAGCCATCCGTAAGATCTCCAAAGTTGGTTTCTATAAATTCAATTAGGAAAACTTCTGATTtaatacatttccattttgaGATTCTGTGCAACATCACAGCCTAAATTCAGTCTGGACTTATAATGTTCAAGTCACAGTCATAGGTACGCAGCAGAGCAACATACATTGACATTCCAGCAGCcgctcaaatactgtacttctGTCACAGCAAGTGTCTGACTCTTATCAAAGCTTTACAAGTAAGCAGGAAATCGTTTATGACTTTGTTAACTGCTTCTTGCACCAACTCATAAAATCTATGACTTTATAACTCCTCATATATAAATAGATGATAGTAATGTATATTATAACAACACCAATAGACAGTATTTTGATTTAATGTAAATTAACGGCAGCACAGTTCATTGTGGTGAggtgaatgtactgtatgtgtgtatattcaaAAATGTTACTATGTGTCTCATGGTTTAGATTTTcgcatcattattattattattatattcactGTTATCAACCATGTTGGTGATAATTAAGTTCCTTCAGCTACACACGCAACTAGGACACCAGAATATATTGGAAGCACAACAACTGTGTCAAAGTTGCACTTTGCCAGATTGGTGGCtgttatagattttttttccctttggcctgtttgttttgtttcagcccCCACCCTCACAAAAGCAACTGTCTATTTCATCAGTTTGGCAACAAAAGCATGTGATCAATCATTCATAATTTATGATGCCAATGGCCTAGGACccataaaaacagatatttgcATTACACAAGGTCTTCGCTGGACCTCCCAATAACAGACCAATAAATTTTGTTGttgaacatacacacaggcCCCTGATAAGAGGTAAACTTTGCCTCTGTGTAACGGCAGAACACAGGGCAGCGCTAgcaaatgatgatgatgtgatcaCATGCTACTACAACAATGACCTGGACCCCATCCTTTAATTCCTGTTCCCCCAGCCAGCATCCCGCTGCCTTTCCCAAGCCctgctgttgttattattttttacttctAAAAGCAAACGCCCTAAATCCCTTGAGCAATATGtgtctgactgaaacaaacTAGCCCTCCATCTATCTGATCCTCTAGACAGACATACGATTATACAGgtatactgaaaaaaaaaacacaattatgtaGGAAAAATTAAAACTGCTAGTGTTTATAAAACTAAGCTGAAATATTAATCACAACTCATAAAATCTCACAGTTTTTAAGCCAGAGCTCTGATAGAAATACACTGACAGGCACTCACTGAGACATAGAGACAATCTTCATGCTCCTTACCTCGACATGCCGTCTGTGAGGGAGTTCTGACCCGGGTATCCCTCACCTCTGGCCGACAGTGACCCCTGTGACATGCCCGGCCGAGATTTCCACGACTCCATTAACGCCGTTACGGGCGAAATTAGATTCAACAAGGGGTTGGACTGGTCCCTCACATCGTGCCGCGTGAAAGACATTGTTCCTTGCGCTCCAATCTGGTAATGGAATGAGTGTCCACCGGAATTAACTCCAACAATGGCCGATGTGGGCACGCTGTTATTCTCTTGGTAATAGCTGCCATCATTGGACTCCTGCTTAACCCCTTTAGACAGGACATTGTTGGAGAACACATCAGGCTCATAGTTCCCATTCATAGAGGAGACAGGGGGTCCTAAGATACCAGAAAGACTGTATTCATCAATGTTATTCCTCAGGGACAAATAGGTGGTCTCGGATGCAGGGAAGAGACCAAGAGACGGTGACTGCTCACTGTAGGACTGTTGATTCATACATCCCTGATTTTTGTTTGGCTCACTCTTAATCTGTGTGATAAAGGGTGTGCTACTCACATTACATTTGGAGCTGCCTAAACACATGCTCCTGAAATCAGTTCCAGGTTCGTTCTTAATGTACTTAACCATGCCCATCTGGTCTAAGCCGACGTTGAACACCTCCCCGTCCACCATCTCTACTTTAGGGAACTCAAAGTTCTTGAAGTCTGGGTCTCTGGTCAGACCTGTCGCTTCTGGGCTATTAGTGTCATTCTGCACCAAACCCAGTCCCCCGGCAGGACTGGACACAGGAAACCCAGCGGAGGAGGGATTCTGTGGGCTGCTGACAGCCATAGTGCCCCCTGTGGCCGGACTGGAGATGGAGGGCCTTATTGTGTTGCAGTTGTTGGCGGTGCTGGTGCAGCTGCCACCTGTGGGGCTCGAGACAGATGACCTAATGTTACAGGTAGTGCTGCAGGACGGAGGTGACCTAACACTACTCATACTCTGGGGGCTGGAAATGGGGGACCTCATGACATTGAGCGGGCTGGTAAGAGGTGGTGATCCCACTGTGCTGGACTCAACAGGGCTACATGTGGCTGAATTCCTGTGCTTGATGTTGGCCAGTGTTGGGGCACAAGACGTCTGGCTGACAGGACTGCTGACGGACGAGCACATTGGTCCAAAGCATGTGGGGGGACTGGTAGTAGAAGACACCATATTGTTACTGCCCCCAGGGCTGGAGATGGAGCTGGAGGTCTGGGGACTGCAGGACAGAGAAGAGGCCAGCATAGTAGCTGAGCTAACAGGAGTCCCAGCAGTGCGTTCTCTGGGAGTGGTGCTGGGCTGCTGGAAACCAAATGGCTTTAACTTGGGACTCTTTGTGGAGCCACACTGATTCTCCTCTAGTGGCCGTCCACATACTGGATACATCTTCCCAGGGCTGCTACTACCCCCATGCTGGCTGAAAGCAAAGTCTGCCTCCCTGGCAGCATTCATATACAGCCCCATAGACTCAGCCACAGTCTTGGAAAGCTCCTTGGAGTCCATTTCCTGCTTATGACCATGGAGAGAGTTGTTGAAGTGTGGGAGAACAAATGGCTGGTTCTGGCTGAGCCGAAGCATTGGCTGCTCCTGTGTCTTTGCATTGTTGTCTTTGCAGTCAGTGGCTGGGCTTCCAGCAGGGCAGCTGACATTGACTATGTCCATCAGGATATCACTGCTAGTCAGATTTGAATCCTCTGTGCTGCAACAGTACTCCATAGTGCTAGGGACCTGAGACCATCTGTTTTCTGTATCATTCCCATCAAAGAAACTTTGGTATCTTTTGGTCTCCATTGCTGGCTCATTGATTCACCTGGCAAATGAGGCAAGAAATAACAAAattagaaacactttaaaagaaACTTATAGTCCATCTACACACATATCAgtttaacattaatatttaagTGGCTGGTGTATTGAGGGTATTGGCCTTTAGGCAAAGATTAAAGATCTCATATGAGACTGGATTATATATTCAGGAATATGCTAGTCAGTCTTAGATTGTCTctagatttaaaaaatgatccTTTTGGTTTTAGATAGAGGCTGTAAATTAGGCTTCACTGGATATGACGCAAGCAGGTCGGCAAGCCAGAATGGCTGTGTGACATAGAAATGATACATAATAGATTGTATTAATTTTGTTATTCTAcagactttgtttttaaaaaatacagattataCTGAAAACTGTATGTATAGTATATCTGGAAAAAGTTCAAAGCAagtgtgtacagtatttccTCTCTCAGATAAAGCTCCTTATCGCTGCACTACAGGGGATGTACAGTATGATAACTTGAGGGAAAAGTGCACTGTAAGGGTTAATGAGTCTACGTGACGTCGTCTGGgcttttttgtttaaatgccCACCTCTACTGCGCCTCTATTGGACAACTGAGCCAGATATCCACCAGCTTCATCAGGCCATTCATGGATTGGTTGGAAAGCTGTCACTCAATAGTTATTGCTCTTGCGGCCACAACAGTGCTGCGACATAACTTGTTGTTTTAACTGCCGTTATAGtagtgcaaaaacaacaaaaatactgGCAACtattacacaataaaaataacacattgcTATTATAAGGCATCGTTTTGGGTGAagtttcagtatttattttgcATGTTACGGTGCACTCTCTGAAGGGCTCTCAGCTCTGGAGCAGCCAAAGAAATCCGAGCTAAAGTTATTCAGGGTGCCTGCAAAATATCTCATGCACCGTATGTGCAGATCCTCAAAAATGagaataagaaataaaacagatgacaGCTCGATCATTTTTCTCAACAGTGTCTCCAGCTCCTACCGTGATTGTCCTGCCTCTGTAGGACATGCaactctctgcacatctctcCATTTTGCGGGTGCGCAGATTAAATACGAAAAGACGATTTTTAcagtattgttgttgttgaagttatttttttcctgtgttaaGTCGCATTTTGTGCGGCTTCTGGGAGGACAAAGGGGACTAAGTGCAATAGGGAGaacatataaataatttaagtcatatttttaGAAAGACTTTGACAGCTCCAGCACCTCCAGACAGGTGCGTACAGAAATATAAATCTGCTAATAATTCTGATTAAATTGTTGCTTCTTCTCCTGTTTGTACCTAAACTAATCAACTTCTCGGCGACTTTTATTATAAACAAGACACCAATGGTCCCGTTTAAAAGTTATAACATTTCTCTCCCACAGAAAACGGAGCAAGGATGCAAGTATTCAGTTATCAGACTCAACAGCGAGTAGTTGGCTTTCATTATCATCTCAGACCCAGTCCGAAATTATAAAATCTACAGGCAAACATTGAGCTCTGTCCTTCCTTACCTTAATTAATTACGACATTCAGAGTTGTCAGGTGGCTGTGTTGCTGGGCAGCGATAATCCAGAGGACGAAAAAAGACACGCCAAGCAAAGTCAATAAATATCAGCAAACGTGCGCTGTCTACTCTTTCCAATAGATAGTTTGCAGTTTGACAGCTAGACGCACTGGAGAAGTCTACTGCGTATTATCAGTGGTGATCGTCAACAGCGAGCCGCTGCTCCTGACAGGACGAACGACAGCGACGGGTCGGACGACAGCGGCAGACGATCTCACATTATGGCCGCAATTTTGCAGATTGCCGATTCTGGGCCCTAGATaaaaagagtaataaaaacaaacgaAGGAGTCGGTCGGACTTACAGTCAGAGCGACGTCATTCTGTGCACATGGACCCTCCTACTGCATCGAGTGCAACACAAACTctgaggaggggggaggaggggagacggaggggggagggaggggctCAGAGCGCAGGTAGACAGAGCCGTCTGGAAATAGGGCACCGTACTCCGAGCAGTGTTGTTTGAAATGAACTCTCAGGGTAACAGTGTGaagcagtcttttttttattatttaaatacataTCCGCAAGTTTGTTACATCTTTCTTTTGATGGTGCATCGTCTGCCCTCTTCCCTTATCGAGCTTTAGCTCCTCTATTTTTTTCACCTTCCCTTATAGTGCCACTTCTGAAAAGGTTTCCTGTAAAAAACCTTTCCGTAAGAGCTCGCGCATATGCACGCGCACCCACAATTAAAATATGAGGGGAGAGCAGCAGCCCTCCCAGCTTCACTTTACAGTTAACATGGAGCTCATAAAATCCGGCAGATATTGAGTGGAGACTCATCCTACTGTAAATCAAGTTGCCCTGTAACACTATAACGGCTGCTTCCACTAGGTGGAGCAATATTTCTATTGCTGTGCAAAAAGCAAGTGGTCACTCCTTTGATTCAGCCATGTCAAAGTGtgacaaaaataatctttttttacaACTCTTACACAATAGAACTTCattcagatgtgtttttctttctttttggtcAGCCAAACTACACACTCCGAGCACAGATGTCTTGAGTTCATGAACAATCAACTGCTTTCATGAATAAGTAAACTGATTTTGAGAGAAGTCACACAGAAGGCATGAAATGTTATGGCTTATATGTAGGTAGACGTTTTGGGGTTTTGGTTTCAAAAACTGAAGCAACATTATTACACATGACATCATTACAGATATTCAAGCATGCCTAAAAGTGAAAATGCACCACTAAATATAGTTTCGA
Coding sequences within:
- the nr3c2 gene encoding mineralocorticoid receptor, yielding METKRYQSFFDGNDTENRWSQVPSTMEYCCSTEDSNLTSSDILMDIVNVSCPAGSPATDCKDNNAKTQEQPMLRLSQNQPFVLPHFNNSLHGHKQEMDSKELSKTVAESMGLYMNAAREADFAFSQHGGSSSPGKMYPVCGRPLEENQCGSTKSPKLKPFGFQQPSTTPRERTAGTPVSSATMLASSLSCSPQTSSSISSPGGSNNMVSSTTSPPTCFGPMCSSVSSPVSQTSCAPTLANIKHRNSATCSPVESSTVGSPPLTSPLNVMRSPISSPQSMSSVRSPPSCSTTCNIRSSVSSPTGGSCTSTANNCNTIRPSISSPATGGTMAVSSPQNPSSAGFPVSSPAGGLGLVQNDTNSPEATGLTRDPDFKNFEFPKVEMVDGEVFNVGLDQMGMVKYIKNEPGTDFRSMCLGSSKCNVSSTPFITQIKSEPNKNQGCMNQQSYSEQSPSLGLFPASETTYLSLRNNIDEYSLSGILGPPVSSMNGNYEPDVFSNNVLSKGVKQESNDGSYYQENNSVPTSAIVGVNSGGHSFHYQIGAQGTMSFTRHDVRDQSNPLLNLISPVTALMESWKSRPGMSQGSLSARGEGYPGQNSLTDGMSSSPLRQPSSTAKVCLVCGDEASGCHYGVVTCGSCKVFFKRAVEGQHNYLCAGRNDCIIDKIRRKNCPACRVRKCLQAGMNLGARKSKKLGKLKGVSEDLQGSKDGQTATGGVGGSYLSSEKELNASAANALVPHGPGVVTPFLPPSICSVLELIEPEEVYSGFDNTLPDSTDHLLSSLNRLAGKQMVRLVKWAKVLPGFRGLPIEDQITLIQYSWMCLSSFCLSWRSYKHTNGQMLYFAPDLIFNEDRMQQSAMYDLCLGMRQVSQEFVRLQLTYDEFLSMKVLLLLSTVPKEGLKNQAEFEEMRVNYIKELRRSVGKATNNSGQTWQRFFQLTKLLDAMHDLVGNLLDFCFYTFRESQALKVEFPDMLVEIISDQIPKVESGLTHTIYFHKK